From the genome of Vicinamibacterales bacterium, one region includes:
- a CDS encoding condensation domain-containing protein: MHNLYGPTEATVDVTWQPCSPWTGGAIVPIGRPIANTTVYILDGHGSPTPIGVTGEIHLGGPQLARGYVNRPALTRERFIPNPFAEGGRLYRTGDLGRWRSDGTIEYHGRLDSQVKLRGFRIELEEIEHALNSHPAIAASAVVFLRDERGDGIIVACVRPLAEPPAAATLREWLGHRLPDYMVPRRYVTLSALPVTSNGKLDREGLAASLPPPVAADTIGDPPHDGVEQQVADVFGAVFGRPINDRDASFLDLGGHSLLAIKVVNRIARATGVRLSMRDFFAAPTVAALATLVKAGGAAGDGISRVPDAPVYSVSHAQARLYLASRMDGAVEGTGTAYNMTFALPHGGSLDLDAFRSALRQLSARHETLRTSFIEEDGCILQRVATESDVLLMVDDLSALPDPHAECLRLARREAATPFDLATAPLMRARAIRLAVRNGEDWLVLLVLHHIVGDGWSSRVVLRELDHLYRAASGGTPARLPDLPIAYRDFSAWHNRRDWTASVAHWRSVLAGAPDRVALPTDRPMPAVPVHRGDTITRILPTTLSEALTTYARRCGTTGAPLGLALFAGLLYRLTRQGDLVIGLGVAGRDRTEVEGLIGFFVNILPVRIRIDDDTEFEPLVEQIHATVLDAMDHRDCPFDLLVRAIAPRRAANGQPLVNVGYEYNRFEDFDEIGGDASVFGESRPVDPAFGRALEEAIRTPTAKHDLLLFLIERTRGWQFQLEYDTDLFDRATAERWLGYLEQFAATVVSQQASRWPPQDPDCSVTEGRRR; encoded by the coding sequence GAGATCCATCTCGGCGGGCCGCAACTCGCGCGCGGCTACGTCAACCGTCCCGCCCTGACGCGCGAGCGCTTCATCCCCAATCCGTTCGCGGAGGGCGGGCGGCTCTATCGCACCGGCGACCTCGGCCGCTGGCGGAGTGACGGCACGATCGAGTATCACGGCCGGCTCGACAGCCAGGTCAAACTGCGCGGCTTCCGGATCGAACTGGAAGAGATCGAACACGCGCTCAACAGCCACCCGGCCATTGCCGCATCGGCCGTCGTGTTCCTGCGCGACGAACGCGGCGACGGGATCATCGTCGCCTGCGTCCGGCCACTGGCCGAACCGCCTGCCGCGGCAACCCTGCGCGAGTGGCTTGGACATCGACTCCCGGACTACATGGTGCCGCGCCGCTACGTCACGCTGTCGGCGCTCCCGGTGACGAGCAACGGCAAGCTGGACAGGGAGGGACTTGCCGCCTCGCTTCCTCCGCCGGTGGCCGCCGACACCATCGGCGACCCGCCGCACGACGGCGTCGAGCAGCAGGTTGCCGACGTGTTTGGCGCGGTGTTCGGCCGCCCCATAAACGATCGCGACGCCAGCTTCCTCGACCTCGGGGGGCATTCCCTGCTGGCCATCAAGGTGGTCAACCGCATTGCCCGTGCGACCGGCGTGCGCCTTTCAATGCGCGACTTCTTCGCCGCCCCGACCGTCGCCGCGCTCGCGACGCTGGTCAAGGCCGGGGGCGCGGCTGGCGACGGCATCTCGCGAGTGCCAGACGCCCCCGTCTATTCGGTCAGCCACGCCCAGGCGCGGCTCTACCTCGCCAGCCGGATGGACGGGGCGGTCGAAGGCACCGGAACCGCCTACAACATGACGTTCGCGCTGCCGCACGGCGGTTCGCTCGACCTCGACGCGTTCCGTAGCGCGCTGCGCCAGTTGTCGGCGCGGCATGAGACGCTGCGCACCTCGTTCATCGAGGAGGATGGATGCATTCTTCAGCGCGTCGCGACAGAGTCGGACGTGCTGTTGATGGTGGACGACCTGTCGGCGCTCCCCGATCCGCACGCCGAGTGCCTGCGGCTCGCCCGGCGCGAAGCGGCCACCCCCTTCGACCTCGCAACCGCTCCATTGATGCGCGCCCGGGCTATTCGCCTGGCGGTTCGGAATGGGGAAGACTGGCTGGTGCTCCTCGTCCTGCACCACATCGTCGGTGACGGCTGGTCGTCGCGCGTCGTGCTGCGCGAGCTGGATCACTTGTACCGCGCGGCCAGCGGCGGCACCCCCGCCCGCCTGCCCGACCTGCCGATCGCTTACCGCGACTTCTCCGCCTGGCACAACCGTCGCGATTGGACTGCTTCGGTGGCACATTGGCGGTCGGTGTTGGCCGGAGCGCCGGATCGCGTCGCCCTGCCGACCGACCGGCCGATGCCGGCGGTTCCGGTTCACAGGGGGGATACGATCACGCGCATCCTGCCGACCACCCTGAGCGAGGCGCTCACCACTTACGCCCGGCGGTGCGGCACCACGGGCGCGCCGTTGGGGCTGGCGCTGTTCGCCGGGTTGCTCTACCGGCTGACGCGCCAGGGCGACCTGGTGATCGGCCTGGGCGTCGCCGGCCGCGACCGGACCGAGGTGGAAGGACTGATCGGCTTCTTCGTGAACATCCTGCCGGTGCGAATCCGCATCGACGACGATACCGAGTTCGAGCCGTTGGTCGAGCAGATCCACGCCACGGTCCTGGACGCGATGGACCATCGTGACTGCCCGTTTGACCTGCTGGTTCGTGCGATCGCTCCGCGCCGGGCGGCCAACGGCCAGCCGCTCGTCAATGTCGGCTACGAGTACAATCGCTTCGAAGACTTCGATGAGATCGGTGGCGATGCCAGCGTGTTCGGCGAAAGCCGGCCCGTCGATCCGGCATTCGGCCGCGCGCTGGAGGAGGCCATCCGGACCCCCACCGCGAAACACGATCTGCTCCTGTTCCTGATCGAGCGGACACGGGGCTGGCAGTTCCAACTCGAATACGACACCGACCTGTTCGATCGGGCCACGGCGGAGCGCTGGCTTGGCTATCTGGAGCAATTCGCGGCGACGGTTGTCTCCCAGCAGGCATCCCGGTGGCCGCCCCAGGACCCCGACTGCAGCGTCACTGAGGGGCGTCGACGATGA
- a CDS encoding AMP-binding protein, with the protein MKIADFRFDDPSPKTAAALHSASANDGLDIVSRFAEMVALHGQRRAVVDEDGSLTYAELAALAHRIARVLHGRGLAPETRVGVMLGRHRYFVAAMLGVLEAGCVYVPLEPTLPLERRRLLVSLAGAEAVVASTETAGDLQQLEWRCPRLRFSLTLGTDDVDGLVEAPGELGSTELWDHIAAAANDDVAAGGWKSAFTGLPLSDAAMTAFGANARNKVASFVRAGARVLEIGCASGFTMRHIAPLVASYVASDLTRHNAERVEVIARRLGLTQVTGRHMAAHDIDLLPAGRFDLVVMNSVVESFPGFGYLRSVLDKAAALLAPGGSMFLGSLWDLSRREAYMADLATFAREHAGEGYTTRSDLTGSFFVPLDFFRDWAAKRTDHPSIAASAVLAPGFEPARYAFDVIVRFDGQGAGCETGDRTPPLHLDGRALAAEASEPLGLDIGPRRAAYVIFTSGSSGQPKGVLMEHAPVINLARVSEEQVYVPLVAAGASPPLAISCSFTFAFDGSIIQLLTPLLNGHTVHVPGNDTRQDPHRLHAFIESHRLHVADATPSLFGMLVDYWHERAERSSARCFILGGEAVSATLMERFFDLPGHRHVEVWNQYGPTEACVMASQYRLTAANWAEVQPPPIGGPLPGVEIMVCDDAGRPLPVGIPGEIRIAGAGLARGYLDEPELTARSFVFDEQGTRWYRTGDIGRWLRPGLLLFIGREDRQVKVRGYRIELPEIESALLASPLVRQAAVVVADPRQDGDRVLVAYVVAHPGFDAAHCRTELDVRLPAWMMPAWIVSIDSLPLTANGKLDERRLPSPIEGDALAASRREPRPLTRETERALAGLWHKVLEVPVNDGDDDFFLLGGHSVLAVRLVSLIESHFGMRLPLTELFSATTVARMADRIEARRNANDWHPVVAINSDGQRAPLVCFHPVGGNVLCYKGLADTLGADRPIYMVQSSGLEDGQTLQPSVEAMVAGYLRAFKGVVPDRPLVVLGWSFGGLLAWEAACQLRRVGTVVESVIVLDGLGTPEPVRQLLQKDEAEFLAALFDEMGLGEADAFRGLSPDERLDLIVERARGGNYLPSGLDRTRMRRLLALFQHNGLAAVRYQPQPSEVRLLLVRPRVLSGQAPGIPGDDYNGWKPLATGGVELCWIDGTHGQMLAPPFVEQLAAHVRRHLDQIGA; encoded by the coding sequence ATGAAGATTGCCGATTTCAGGTTCGACGACCCATCGCCCAAGACTGCGGCCGCCCTTCACTCGGCGTCAGCCAATGACGGGCTCGACATCGTGTCGCGCTTTGCCGAGATGGTCGCGCTCCACGGCCAGCGCCGGGCGGTGGTCGATGAAGACGGCAGCTTGACCTACGCCGAACTCGCGGCCCTGGCGCATCGCATCGCGCGCGTGCTGCACGGTCGGGGACTGGCGCCTGAGACCCGCGTGGGGGTCATGCTGGGGCGGCACCGTTACTTCGTCGCGGCGATGCTCGGGGTCCTCGAGGCGGGCTGCGTGTATGTCCCGCTCGAACCGACACTTCCGCTGGAGCGCCGCCGCCTGCTGGTCTCGCTGGCCGGCGCCGAGGCGGTCGTCGCGTCGACCGAAACGGCGGGTGACCTGCAGCAACTGGAGTGGCGGTGCCCACGCCTGAGATTCAGCCTCACGCTGGGCACCGACGACGTCGACGGGCTCGTCGAGGCGCCGGGGGAACTGGGGTCCACCGAACTCTGGGATCACATTGCCGCCGCGGCGAACGATGACGTGGCGGCGGGTGGGTGGAAGAGTGCGTTCACGGGTCTGCCGCTGAGCGATGCGGCGATGACCGCATTCGGAGCCAACGCACGGAACAAGGTCGCGTCGTTCGTCCGAGCCGGTGCGCGGGTGCTCGAGATCGGCTGCGCCTCCGGCTTCACGATGCGCCACATCGCGCCGCTGGTTGCGTCCTACGTCGCGTCGGATCTGACGCGACACAATGCCGAGCGGGTTGAAGTCATCGCCCGTCGCCTCGGCCTGACGCAGGTGACAGGTCGCCACATGGCGGCACACGACATCGACCTGCTGCCGGCGGGACGCTTCGATCTCGTCGTGATGAACAGCGTCGTCGAGAGCTTCCCAGGCTTCGGGTACCTCCGCTCGGTGCTCGACAAGGCGGCCGCGCTGCTGGCACCTGGCGGCAGCATGTTTCTCGGCAGCCTGTGGGATCTCTCTCGACGCGAGGCCTACATGGCCGACCTGGCGACCTTCGCCCGCGAGCATGCTGGCGAGGGATACACGACGCGCAGCGACCTGACCGGGAGTTTCTTCGTCCCCCTGGACTTCTTCCGCGACTGGGCCGCCAAGCGGACCGACCACCCGTCGATCGCGGCGTCGGCCGTTCTCGCGCCAGGATTCGAGCCGGCGCGGTACGCCTTCGACGTCATCGTGCGTTTCGACGGCCAGGGCGCCGGGTGCGAGACGGGCGACCGCACGCCACCGCTGCACCTCGATGGCCGCGCCCTCGCCGCGGAAGCGTCCGAGCCGCTCGGGTTGGATATCGGCCCGCGACGGGCCGCCTACGTCATCTTCACCAGCGGGTCGAGCGGACAACCCAAAGGCGTGCTGATGGAGCATGCGCCGGTCATCAACCTGGCGCGCGTTTCGGAGGAGCAAGTCTACGTGCCGCTGGTGGCGGCTGGAGCGTCACCGCCGCTGGCGATCAGTTGCTCGTTCACGTTCGCCTTCGATGGTTCGATCATCCAGCTGTTGACGCCGCTCCTGAACGGCCACACGGTGCACGTGCCCGGCAATGACACGCGACAGGACCCCCATCGGCTCCACGCGTTCATCGAATCGCACCGGCTGCATGTCGCCGACGCCACCCCCAGCCTGTTCGGCATGCTGGTGGACTACTGGCACGAGCGCGCCGAGCGGAGTTCGGCGCGCTGCTTCATCCTCGGCGGCGAGGCGGTGAGCGCAACGCTCATGGAGCGGTTCTTCGACCTGCCCGGACATCGCCACGTCGAGGTCTGGAATCAATATGGCCCCACCGAAGCCTGCGTGATGGCCAGTCAGTACCGGCTGACGGCGGCCAACTGGGCGGAGGTGCAGCCGCCGCCGATCGGCGGGCCGCTGCCGGGCGTCGAGATCATGGTCTGTGATGACGCCGGACGACCGCTGCCTGTTGGAATCCCCGGTGAAATCAGGATCGCCGGCGCCGGACTGGCGCGCGGATACCTCGATGAGCCCGAGTTGACGGCGCGCTCGTTCGTATTCGACGAGCAGGGAACGCGCTGGTACCGCACCGGCGACATCGGTCGCTGGCTACGTCCCGGCCTTCTGCTCTTCATTGGGCGTGAGGACCGCCAGGTGAAGGTCCGAGGCTACCGGATCGAACTGCCGGAAATCGAGTCGGCGCTGCTGGCGTCTCCCCTCGTCCGCCAGGCGGCGGTGGTGGTGGCCGACCCTCGCCAGGACGGCGACCGTGTCCTGGTGGCGTATGTCGTGGCCCACCCGGGCTTTGACGCCGCCCACTGCCGCACCGAGCTCGATGTGCGCCTTCCCGCGTGGATGATGCCGGCGTGGATTGTCAGTATCGACAGCCTGCCTCTCACCGCCAATGGCAAGCTCGACGAGCGCCGCCTGCCCTCTCCGATCGAGGGAGACGCGCTCGCTGCCTCGCGCCGCGAGCCCCGTCCCCTCACCCGTGAGACGGAGCGCGCCCTGGCCGGGCTGTGGCACAAGGTCCTCGAGGTGCCGGTGAATGACGGAGACGACGACTTCTTCCTGCTGGGCGGCCATAGCGTGCTCGCCGTGCGGCTCGTCTCCCTGATCGAATCCCATTTCGGCATGCGGTTGCCACTGACTGAACTCTTCTCAGCCACGACCGTCGCCCGCATGGCCGATCGCATCGAGGCGCGACGCAACGCCAACGACTGGCATCCTGTCGTGGCCATCAACTCCGACGGACAGCGCGCGCCCCTGGTCTGCTTTCACCCGGTGGGCGGCAACGTGCTGTGCTACAAGGGACTCGCCGACACCCTCGGGGCCGACCGACCCATCTACATGGTGCAGTCCTCCGGACTCGAAGACGGGCAGACGCTGCAACCGAGCGTCGAAGCGATGGTGGCCGGGTATCTCCGGGCGTTCAAGGGCGTGGTTCCGGATCGCCCGCTGGTCGTGCTGGGATGGAGCTTCGGCGGTCTGCTCGCCTGGGAAGCGGCCTGCCAGTTGCGGAGGGTTGGCACGGTCGTCGAGAGCGTCATCGTTCTCGATGGGCTGGGAACGCCTGAACCGGTCCGGCAGTTGTTACAGAAGGACGAGGCCGAGTTCCTCGCTGCCCTCTTCGACGAGATGGGGCTCGGTGAGGCCGACGCCTTCCGCGGTCTGAGCCCTGACGAACGCCTCGATCTGATCGTCGAACGCGCGCGCGGAGGGAACTACCTCCCCAGCGGTCTGGATCGCACGCGCATGCGGCGTCTGCTCGCGCTGTTCCAGCACAACGGCCTCGCGGCGGTGCGCTACCAGCCACAGCCCAGCGAGGTTCGGCTGCTTCTGGTCCGCCCGCGCGTCCTCTCGGGACAGGCGCCCGGGATTCCAGGCGATGACTACAACGGGTGGAAGCCCCTGGCGACCGGAGGGGTGGAATTGTGCTGGATCGACGGAACGCACGGTCAAATGCTGGCCCCCCCGTTTGTCGAACAGCTGGCGGCCCATGTCCGCCGCCACCTGGACCAGATTGGCGCGTAG
- a CDS encoding ATP-binding cassette domain-containing protein, which yields MSLQLFVQFLLRHAGPRRRRILISGVASGLFQGLAIVAIGTSLDAIGAGRAPSLLRTLFFVAGVAGFFICYRLAMTACSSTMTEAVLDSQLRIAERLLRVRYREFLKIDESRIYDSLMGDKGIVMDAARSFAMGLSSVAIALCSFAYAAVVSPAAFGTVVATLALCGLIYMWGYRTFLTRTELAEAAQGEFASSLDGLLTGFTELKMNRRKSDDFFDHRVRALHERAAEAKRLTEDQYIVGSVQFSTMIFFPIGAVLFLLPKFTAIGTEVLINLLGITLLTLVPVMGLVLLVPAASKAWLAIDALQRFEGELNSLRDDEEIADPRAPSFETIEIRHGQFAYPDGGGDGFTVHIDGFRLKCGEFAMLTGGNGSGKSTFMRALAGLESLTDGSILVDGRPVSEIGMDNYRCLFSVLFVDFHLFDSLYGLRVPATEVERALERLRLVPAVRFDGRRFSTLNLSSGQRKRLAVVCAELEGRAILLFDEVAADLDHESREYFYRTLLPELKRQGRTLLVISHDDRYFDVADRVLTMRDGRFVDLK from the coding sequence ATGTCCCTCCAGCTGTTCGTGCAGTTCCTGCTTCGCCATGCCGGACCGCGACGGCGCCGCATCCTCATCAGCGGCGTGGCGTCCGGACTGTTCCAGGGCCTGGCCATTGTCGCCATCGGCACGTCGCTCGACGCGATCGGCGCCGGCCGCGCCCCGTCCCTCCTCCGCACGCTGTTCTTCGTCGCCGGCGTCGCCGGGTTCTTCATCTGCTACCGGCTGGCCATGACCGCGTGCAGCAGCACGATGACCGAGGCCGTGCTCGACAGCCAGTTGCGCATCGCCGAGCGGTTGTTGCGCGTTCGGTACCGTGAGTTCCTGAAGATCGACGAGAGCCGCATCTACGACAGCCTCATGGGCGACAAGGGCATCGTCATGGACGCGGCCAGGTCCTTTGCGATGGGCCTCTCGAGCGTGGCGATTGCCCTGTGCAGCTTCGCGTACGCGGCGGTGGTCTCGCCGGCAGCTTTCGGGACGGTCGTGGCGACGCTGGCGCTGTGCGGCCTGATCTACATGTGGGGTTACCGGACGTTTCTCACCAGGACCGAACTGGCGGAGGCGGCGCAGGGCGAGTTCGCGAGCAGCCTGGACGGCCTGCTCACCGGATTCACCGAGCTCAAGATGAATCGCCGCAAGAGCGATGACTTCTTCGACCACCGGGTGCGCGCGCTGCACGAACGCGCGGCGGAGGCGAAGCGGTTGACCGAGGACCAGTACATCGTGGGATCGGTCCAGTTCTCCACCATGATCTTCTTCCCGATCGGCGCGGTGCTGTTCCTGCTGCCGAAGTTCACCGCCATCGGGACCGAGGTGTTGATCAATCTCCTCGGCATCACCCTGCTCACCCTCGTCCCCGTCATGGGCCTGGTCCTCCTCGTGCCCGCAGCGTCCAAGGCCTGGCTGGCCATCGATGCGCTGCAGCGATTCGAAGGGGAACTGAACAGCCTGCGCGACGACGAGGAGATTGCGGACCCGCGGGCGCCGTCGTTCGAGACCATCGAAATTCGGCACGGCCAGTTCGCGTATCCGGACGGCGGCGGCGACGGATTCACCGTGCACATCGACGGCTTCCGCCTGAAGTGCGGCGAGTTCGCCATGCTGACCGGCGGCAACGGCAGCGGCAAGTCTACGTTCATGCGCGCGCTCGCCGGTCTCGAGTCACTGACCGATGGGTCCATCCTGGTGGACGGACGCCCGGTGAGTGAGATCGGCATGGACAACTACCGCTGTCTCTTCTCGGTGCTCTTCGTCGACTTCCACCTCTTCGACAGCCTCTACGGCCTGCGCGTTCCGGCGACGGAGGTCGAGCGGGCGCTCGAGCGGCTGCGGTTGGTCCCCGCGGTCCGGTTCGACGGGCGACGGTTCTCCACGCTCAACCTTTCCTCGGGACAACGCAAGCGCCTCGCCGTCGTGTGTGCCGAGTTGGAAGGGCGAGCCATCCTGTTGTTCGACGAAGTGGCAGCCGACCTCGATCACGAGTCGAGGGAGTACTTTTACCGAACCCTGCTGCCGGAACTGAAGCGGCAGGGTCGCACGCTCCTGGTCATCTCCCACGACGATCGCTACTTCGACGTGGCCGACCGGGTGCTGACGATGCGCGACGGCCGGTTCGTGGACCTGAAATAG
- a CDS encoding ATP-binding cassette domain-containing protein, with translation MLTVRFYQFIRDHAGPRMRWILFTSVTSGLFMGITMAVIGHAVNEFVTEGSVSARSCLLFILGATSYYWTLLLAARASTGAAFEAVSELQLRLADKLRHSRFLEFQELDRGYVYSTLAGSKDIVIEASRHLTMCLSGAAMLIGAFAYGATVSLIGAAVIGGVLAACGYFLQRFQHRGLLLEEQTATANREFLASIKDLVGGFAELKIHRPKREDFYTNHVLVLAARNRAARELVEALHAKGMAFFSAYALLPMGAVVYLLPRLLNVSAEQVVVLLAVAFFSLTPTVAFVTFISLSSRACLTLSTLQDFENQLDALCDAESASAPTPPAFERIEIPDGLFRYHEGFSLHIERFELRRGELAMLAGGNGSGKTTLMRVLAGLYPLASGDILVDGRPVREIGLENYRSLCSVIFTDFHLFDTLWGIENPDPDRLRTMIDEMGLGGKLVVDDRRFSTVDLSSGQRKRLAVLCAVIEDRPVLLFDEVAAGFDVRYREYFYRTLLPALRAEGRTILAISHDDRYFDVADRVLTMREGTLDGAGPGAAAHTAA, from the coding sequence GTGCTCACTGTCCGTTTCTACCAGTTCATCCGCGACCACGCCGGGCCGCGCATGCGCTGGATCCTGTTTACCTCCGTGACGTCCGGCCTCTTCATGGGCATCACCATGGCCGTGATCGGCCATGCCGTGAACGAGTTCGTCACTGAGGGATCCGTCTCCGCGCGGTCCTGCCTGTTGTTCATCCTCGGTGCCACGAGCTACTACTGGACCCTCCTGCTGGCCGCGAGGGCGTCGACCGGAGCAGCGTTCGAGGCGGTCAGTGAGTTGCAGCTCCGGCTGGCCGATAAGCTGCGCCACAGCCGGTTCCTCGAGTTCCAGGAACTGGATCGGGGGTACGTCTACTCGACGCTGGCCGGAAGCAAGGACATCGTCATCGAGGCATCGCGACACCTGACGATGTGCCTCTCCGGCGCCGCCATGCTGATCGGCGCGTTCGCCTACGGCGCCACCGTGTCGCTGATCGGCGCGGCCGTGATTGGCGGGGTGCTGGCAGCCTGCGGCTACTTCCTCCAGCGCTTTCAACACCGGGGGCTTCTCCTCGAAGAGCAGACGGCGACCGCGAACCGGGAATTTCTGGCGAGCATCAAGGACCTGGTCGGCGGATTCGCCGAACTGAAGATCCACCGCCCGAAGCGCGAGGACTTCTACACGAACCACGTCCTCGTCCTAGCCGCGCGCAACCGGGCGGCGCGCGAGCTCGTCGAGGCCCTCCATGCGAAGGGGATGGCCTTCTTCTCGGCGTACGCCCTGTTGCCCATGGGCGCCGTGGTCTACCTTCTGCCCCGGCTCCTGAACGTGTCGGCCGAACAGGTCGTCGTGCTTCTCGCCGTGGCGTTCTTCTCGCTCACTCCGACGGTCGCGTTCGTCACCTTCATCTCGCTATCGTCCAGGGCGTGCCTGACCCTTTCGACGCTGCAGGATTTCGAGAACCAGCTCGACGCGCTGTGCGACGCCGAGTCTGCGTCTGCGCCCACGCCACCCGCCTTCGAGCGCATCGAGATCCCCGACGGGCTCTTCCGCTACCACGAGGGCTTCTCGCTGCACATCGAGCGCTTCGAGCTTCGGCGCGGCGAGTTGGCGATGCTGGCGGGCGGCAACGGCAGCGGCAAGACCACGCTCATGCGGGTCCTGGCCGGGTTGTATCCTCTGGCGTCGGGCGACATCCTGGTTGACGGCCGGCCGGTTCGGGAGATCGGCCTGGAGAACTACCGGAGCCTCTGCTCGGTCATCTTCACGGACTTCCACCTCTTCGACACGCTGTGGGGCATCGAGAACCCCGACCCGGATCGATTACGAACGATGATCGATGAGATGGGGCTCGGAGGGAAGCTCGTCGTCGACGATCGGAGATTTTCGACCGTCGATCTGTCCTCGGGACAGCGCAAGCGCCTGGCCGTGCTGTGCGCCGTGATCGAAGACCGGCCCGTGCTCCTGTTCGACGAAGTCGCGGCGGGCTTCGACGTGCGTTACCGCGAGTACTTCTACCGGACGCTGCTGCCGGCGCTTCGAGCCGAAGGCCGGACAATTCTCGCCATCTCCCACGACGATCGCTACTTCGACGTGGCCGACCGGGTCCTCACCATGCGCGAAGGAACGCTAGACGGGGCAGGCCCGGGCGCCGCCGCACACACGGCGGCGTAG
- a CDS encoding 4'-phosphopantetheinyl transferase superfamily protein, with the protein MDGVTAHQIIRFERPRVRIDIVGVTVDDGRSLERWMAHASRARRAKAARYRLVADKIRCLASEALLRYSLRDELQIDLDAASLVDTHLGKPFLADHPDLHFNLSHSGEWIACAMAAGPVGIDVEVVHPMVDLPAAQFMSGDELERHLDLDPGARVHNFYRLWTIKECVLKALGTGFSLDPRQLTVRQEGAQLFIEGIPAPSDEASWEVRALDMPEGVYAAVCAAAPGPAPSSVPSRMVRTRSATSK; encoded by the coding sequence ATGGACGGCGTCACGGCTCATCAGATCATCCGTTTCGAGCGCCCGCGCGTTCGCATCGACATCGTCGGCGTGACGGTTGACGATGGCCGGTCGCTCGAACGATGGATGGCACATGCCAGTCGGGCGCGGCGAGCCAAGGCGGCCCGATACCGCCTCGTCGCCGACAAGATCAGGTGCCTGGCGTCGGAGGCCCTGCTCCGGTACTCCCTGCGCGACGAACTCCAGATCGATCTCGATGCCGCCTCACTCGTGGACACCCACCTCGGCAAGCCGTTCCTGGCGGACCATCCCGACTTGCACTTCAACCTGAGCCATTCCGGCGAGTGGATCGCCTGCGCGATGGCCGCCGGCCCCGTGGGCATCGATGTCGAGGTCGTGCATCCGATGGTCGATCTGCCAGCCGCCCAGTTCATGTCCGGTGACGAACTCGAACGACACCTCGACCTCGACCCGGGCGCGAGGGTGCACAACTTCTATCGGCTGTGGACGATCAAGGAGTGTGTGCTCAAGGCGCTGGGGACCGGATTCTCCCTCGATCCGCGCCAGCTCACGGTCCGGCAGGAAGGCGCCCAGCTCTTCATCGAAGGGATCCCCGCTCCCTCCGACGAGGCGTCGTGGGAAGTGCGCGCGCTGGATATGCCGGAGGGCGTCTACGCCGCCGTGTGTGCGGCGGCGCCCGGGCCTGCCCCGTCTAGCGTTCCTTCGCGCATGGTGAGGACCCGGTCGGCCACGTCGAAGTAG
- a CDS encoding ABC transporter substrate-binding protein has translation MKKWIWFAVVAGLLLLAWRTQGRSLDRMGERRFETLRRPSAETLVGVCWPLSVNHDGAVDGLLLARDQINARSRANGRSIRLAIKDDGGDWETSKRIAVDFADTPEMSAVIGYYDDAPAAKASAIYETSRLLHLIIGANSTTMTAHGFRYLVRTVVSSEKIALSLAQLSVDRGYKKFAVIWEEDAYGEDLAYQFRVGLDSLDARMVYQWSYFRERADFREPVNQLKGVDADVIFFAGLEPWAGDFLRAARAAGLSTPVIGAFSDTPEMRQRAGKGLEGAMYFDFYNVDSPRPANQAFVQTFQARYGHPPDTYAAQGYDALEILANALQSTGSRNPLDLSYAIRFMNPWDGANGRYKFDATGELDDKPLYLKMFQRGEPVTVQVIRPAPKPAGR, from the coding sequence GTGAAGAAGTGGATCTGGTTCGCCGTGGTGGCCGGTTTGCTGCTGCTGGCGTGGCGAACCCAGGGGCGATCGTTGGACCGAATGGGCGAACGTCGCTTCGAGACCCTTCGCCGCCCCTCGGCCGAGACGCTCGTCGGAGTGTGCTGGCCGTTGTCGGTGAATCACGACGGTGCGGTTGATGGCCTGCTGCTGGCGCGGGACCAGATCAACGCGCGCAGCCGCGCCAACGGCCGGTCCATCCGCCTGGCCATCAAGGACGACGGCGGCGATTGGGAAACATCCAAGCGGATTGCCGTCGACTTTGCCGATACGCCGGAGATGAGCGCGGTCATCGGGTACTATGACGACGCGCCGGCGGCCAAGGCGTCGGCGATCTACGAGACCAGCCGGCTGCTGCATCTCATCATCGGCGCCAACAGTACAACGATGACGGCTCACGGGTTTCGGTACCTGGTTCGGACCGTAGTGTCCAGCGAGAAGATCGCGCTCTCGTTGGCGCAATTGTCGGTGGACCGCGGGTACAAGAAGTTCGCGGTGATTTGGGAGGAGGACGCGTACGGCGAGGATCTGGCCTATCAGTTCCGGGTCGGCCTGGATTCGCTCGATGCGCGCATGGTCTACCAGTGGTCCTACTTCCGTGAACGCGCCGACTTCCGCGAGCCGGTCAACCAACTGAAGGGCGTCGACGCCGATGTCATCTTCTTCGCGGGACTGGAACCCTGGGCGGGAGACTTCCTGCGCGCGGCGCGGGCGGCGGGCCTCTCGACGCCGGTCATCGGTGCCTTCAGTGACACGCCCGAAATGCGCCAGCGGGCCGGCAAGGGCCTGGAAGGCGCGATGTATTTCGATTTCTACAACGTGGACTCGCCGCGCCCGGCGAACCAGGCGTTTGTCCAGACGTTTCAGGCCCGATATGGCCATCCGCCGGACACGTACGCCGCCCAGGGCTACGACGCCCTGGAGATCCTGGCGAACGCGCTGCAGTCCACCGGGTCCCGGAATCCCCTCGATCTGTCGTACGCCATCCGGTTCATGAACCCGTGGGACGGCGCTAACGGCCGGTACAAGTTCGACGCCACGGGAGAACTCGACGACAAGCCTCTATATCTGAAAATGTTCCAGCGCGGTGAGCCGGTCACGGTCCAGGTCATCCGGCCCGCGCCCAAGCCGGCTGGTCGATGA